A part of Candidatus Binatia bacterium genomic DNA contains:
- a CDS encoding hydrogenase yields MTAALVLHNGVATSRDAVPRLELDAFRRSVIDGTTSGRRLAALFAVPEGSGLELYVVLADDEQGTLEAARTLLATDAYPALTPECTQAHLFERALAEQWGVVPVGHPWLQPVRFQPPRRGDGGSRNRRADGASRALVGVIEPHRVEGEEIHEVAVGPVHAGVIEPGHFRFQCHGENVFQLDVSLGYQHRGVARALVGGPDKRTIHYMETLAGDTTVGHALAYCQAIEALAETRVPPRAHALRAIALELERLANHTGDLGALAGDVGFLPTASYCGRLRGEFLNATALLCGSRLGRGLVRSGGVGFDVDAALAAQVLERVEAAWRDLVPAVDLLWETASVTGRFETTGRVDAEVARELGLVGLAARACGLRRDVRTTHPTGMYQFVHLPIATWESGDVFARAFVRWLEIERSVEFVRTQLRTLRSGVARVAPSALRPDAFCVSLVEGWRGEICHVALTDAQGRFAAYEVVDPSFHNWSALSMALRGQQISDFPLCNKSFNLSYCGHDL; encoded by the coding sequence GTGACCGCAGCGCTCGTCCTGCACAACGGCGTCGCGACGTCGCGCGACGCGGTGCCGCGCCTCGAGCTCGACGCGTTCCGCAGATCTGTGATTGACGGAACGACGAGCGGAAGGCGGCTCGCCGCGCTGTTCGCGGTGCCGGAAGGATCCGGGCTCGAGCTCTACGTCGTGCTCGCCGACGACGAGCAAGGGACGCTCGAGGCGGCGCGCACCCTGCTCGCGACGGACGCGTACCCTGCGCTCACTCCGGAGTGCACGCAGGCGCACCTCTTCGAGCGCGCGCTCGCCGAGCAGTGGGGCGTCGTCCCGGTCGGCCATCCGTGGCTGCAGCCGGTGCGCTTCCAGCCGCCGCGGCGCGGCGACGGCGGCTCGCGGAACCGTCGCGCGGACGGCGCGTCGCGCGCGCTCGTCGGAGTCATCGAGCCCCACCGCGTCGAGGGCGAGGAGATCCACGAGGTCGCGGTCGGACCGGTGCACGCGGGCGTCATCGAGCCCGGACACTTCCGCTTCCAGTGCCACGGCGAGAACGTCTTCCAGCTCGACGTCTCGCTCGGCTACCAGCACCGCGGCGTCGCGCGCGCGCTCGTCGGCGGACCCGACAAGCGCACGATCCACTACATGGAGACGCTCGCCGGCGACACCACCGTCGGCCACGCGCTCGCGTACTGCCAGGCGATCGAGGCGCTCGCCGAGACGCGCGTCCCGCCGCGGGCGCACGCGCTGCGCGCGATCGCGCTCGAGCTCGAGCGGCTCGCGAACCACACGGGCGACCTGGGTGCGCTCGCGGGCGACGTCGGCTTCCTGCCGACGGCGTCGTACTGCGGGCGTCTGCGCGGCGAGTTCCTGAACGCGACGGCGCTGCTCTGCGGGAGCCGCCTCGGGCGCGGCCTCGTGCGTTCCGGCGGCGTCGGCTTCGACGTCGATGCGGCGCTCGCCGCGCAGGTGCTCGAGCGCGTCGAGGCCGCGTGGCGCGACCTCGTCCCGGCGGTGGATCTGCTGTGGGAGACGGCGTCCGTGACGGGACGCTTCGAGACCACCGGACGTGTCGACGCCGAGGTCGCGCGCGAGCTCGGGCTCGTCGGTCTCGCGGCGCGCGCCTGCGGGCTGCGCCGTGACGTCCGCACGACGCACCCGACCGGCATGTACCAGTTCGTCCACCTGCCGATCGCGACCTGGGAGTCGGGCGACGTGTTCGCGCGCGCCTTCGTGCGCTGGCTCGAGATCGAGCGCTCGGTGGAGTTCGTGCGCACGCAGCTGCGGACGCTGCGCAGCGGGGTCGCGCGCGTCGCGCCGTCCGCGCTGCGTCCCGACGCCTTCTGTGTGTCGCTGGTGGAAGGGTGGCGGGGCGAGATCTGCCACGTCGCGCTGACCGACGCGCAGGGACGCTTCGCGGCCTACGAGGTCGTCGACCCGTCGTTCCACAACTGGAGCGCGCTTTCGATGGCGCTGCGCGGCCAGCAGATCTCCGACTTCCCGCTCTGCAACAAGAGCTTCAACCTGTCCTACTGCGGACACGACCTTTAG
- a CDS encoding 4Fe-4S dicluster domain-containing protein, translating to MLDLLATRLRQGHRTARYPAEPPTLPERFRGAPLLDASKCADGCRACVEACPTDAIAADAGALQVDLGRCLFCVDCAQACPEGAIAYTREHRLAVRRREDLVVRGAFEPRAKALDERMRKLFGRSLKLRVVSAGGCNGCEAEVNVLGTVVFDLARFGIQYVASPRHADGLLITGPVTDNMKLALEKTYAAVPPPKIVIATGACAISGGPYVGHPEAHDGASSVVPVDLYIPGCPPHPYTILDGLLGLLGRLEEGRRRA from the coding sequence ATGCTCGACCTCCTCGCCACCCGGCTGCGCCAGGGCCACCGCACGGCGCGCTATCCCGCCGAGCCTCCGACGCTGCCGGAGCGCTTCCGCGGCGCGCCGCTGCTCGACGCGAGCAAGTGCGCGGACGGCTGCCGCGCGTGCGTCGAAGCGTGCCCGACGGACGCGATCGCCGCGGACGCGGGCGCGCTGCAGGTCGACCTCGGACGGTGCCTGTTCTGCGTCGATTGCGCGCAGGCCTGCCCCGAGGGCGCGATCGCCTACACGCGCGAGCACCGTCTCGCCGTGCGTCGCCGCGAGGACCTCGTCGTGCGCGGGGCGTTCGAGCCGCGCGCGAAGGCGCTCGACGAGCGCATGCGCAAGCTCTTCGGACGCTCGCTCAAGCTGCGCGTGGTGAGCGCCGGCGGCTGCAACGGCTGTGAGGCGGAGGTCAACGTGCTCGGCACCGTGGTCTTCGATCTCGCACGCTTCGGCATCCAGTACGTCGCCTCGCCGCGCCACGCCGACGGCCTGCTGATCACCGGCCCCGTCACCGACAACATGAAGCTCGCGCTCGAGAAGACCTACGCCGCGGTGCCGCCGCCGAAGATCGTGATCGCGACCGGCGCGTGCGCGATCTCGGGCGGTCCGTACGTCGGTCATCCCGAGGCGCACGACGGCGCGAGCTCGGTGGTGCCGGTCGACCTCTACATCCCCGGCTGCCCGCCGCATCCGTACACGATCCTCGACGGGCTGCTCGGCCTCCTCGGGCGTCTCGAGGAAGGCCGTCGGCGCGCCTGA
- a CDS encoding OmpA family protein encodes MKFFLQGVRSTVALIALALLATPGTARGDGAEAGGYFGAGFPIGHYNDTADIGGVIGAQGGYRWQLTENGAISLIGGPQFTLLPSESCPSGPLVTSCDDSDDITSTWSFTAGPKFTITGEKAELSVALLGGYFDDISGPLDEDGGGLAVHAVLGGNVGAGINVGVFVRFEEVFLRPSAARDNDRDDRQMVMSGIQVNWHFEPEPVEAPPPPPPPPPPAPVTKRKIILRGVHFDFDKSNIRPDARPILDEAIRVLKEEPDIRVRIEGHTDSIGTEQYNLRLSQRRADAVRRYLIDGGIAASRLEAVGKGESQPVASNDTADGRAQNRRAELIVL; translated from the coding sequence ATGAAATTCTTCCTGCAGGGAGTCAGGTCGACGGTGGCGCTGATCGCGCTCGCGCTGCTCGCAACACCGGGCACCGCACGCGGCGACGGTGCAGAGGCTGGGGGGTATTTCGGCGCGGGATTCCCGATCGGGCACTACAACGACACCGCCGACATCGGCGGCGTGATCGGCGCCCAGGGCGGGTACCGCTGGCAGCTGACCGAGAACGGCGCGATCTCGCTGATCGGCGGCCCGCAGTTCACGCTGCTCCCTTCCGAGAGCTGTCCTTCGGGGCCGCTCGTGACGAGCTGCGACGACAGCGACGACATCACGAGCACGTGGTCGTTCACCGCCGGTCCGAAGTTCACCATCACCGGTGAGAAGGCCGAGCTCTCGGTGGCGCTGCTCGGCGGCTACTTCGACGACATCAGCGGACCGCTCGACGAGGATGGCGGCGGTCTCGCGGTGCACGCCGTGCTCGGCGGCAACGTCGGCGCCGGCATCAACGTCGGCGTGTTCGTGCGCTTCGAGGAGGTCTTCCTGCGGCCGTCCGCGGCGCGCGACAACGACCGCGACGACCGCCAGATGGTGATGTCGGGCATCCAGGTGAACTGGCACTTCGAGCCCGAGCCGGTCGAGGCTCCTCCGCCCCCGCCGCCGCCTCCGCCGCCCGCGCCGGTGACCAAGCGCAAGATCATCCTGCGCGGCGTCCACTTCGACTTCGACAAGTCGAACATTCGTCCGGACGCGCGGCCGATCCTCGACGAGGCGATCCGCGTGCTGAAGGAGGAGCCCGACATCCGCGTGCGGATCGAGGGCCACACCGACTCGATCGGCACGGAGCAGTACAACCTGCGGCTGTCGCAGCGTCGCGCCGACGCCGTGCGCCGCTACCTGATCGACGGCGGCATCGCGGCGAGCCGGCTCGAGGCGGTCGGCAAGGGCGAGAGCCAGCCGGTCGCGAGCAACGACACGGCCGACGGCCGCGCGCAGAACCGCCGCGCCGAGCTGATCGTCCTCTGA
- a CDS encoding CDP-alcohol phosphatidyltransferase family protein: MIRDFSLADLITLSNGFAGTGSILATLQYMDTRDHRILWLAFALPPIAMLLDFLDGRVARWRHRSSPLGRELDSLADLISFGVAPAVLGFAVGLRGAWDAVVLVYFVSCGLSRLARYNVTAEALADESGKVKYYEGTPIPTSVVLVALLAVLTWLGRIDDALPLGRLRILGGTFHPLVLLYAVSGSAMISKTLRIPKP, encoded by the coding sequence ATGATCCGCGACTTCTCGCTCGCGGATCTGATCACGCTGTCGAACGGCTTCGCCGGCACCGGCTCGATCTTGGCGACGCTGCAGTACATGGACACGCGCGACCACCGCATCCTGTGGCTCGCGTTCGCGCTGCCGCCGATCGCGATGCTGCTCGACTTCCTCGACGGCCGCGTCGCGCGCTGGCGCCACCGCTCGTCGCCGCTCGGCCGCGAGCTCGACTCGCTCGCCGACCTGATCTCGTTCGGCGTCGCGCCGGCGGTGCTGGGCTTCGCGGTCGGCCTGCGCGGCGCCTGGGACGCGGTGGTGCTGGTCTACTTCGTGAGCTGCGGCCTGTCGCGCCTCGCGCGCTACAACGTGACCGCGGAGGCGCTCGCCGACGAGAGCGGCAAGGTCAAGTACTACGAGGGCACGCCGATCCCCACGAGCGTCGTGCTGGTCGCGCTGCTCGCCGTGCTGACCTGGCTCGGCCGCATCGACGACGCGCTGCCGCTCGGCCGCCTCCGCATCCTGGGCGGCACGTTCCACCCGCTGGTGCTGCTGTACGCGGTGAGCGGCAGCGCCATGATCTCGAAGACGCTGCGCATCCCGAAGCCGTGA
- a CDS encoding proton-conducting transporter membrane subunit: protein MALALFLVPLLLAGVAFALPSERWRPWLVTLGGALHLVMVLVVLQQPGVSAFDGWLLLDPVGRLILALVSVLFFFCSLYAPGYLALRPERSNRVFCACLLAFLGTTTLMTEAHHLGLMWVTLEATTLVSTPMLYFNRNRRSLEATWKYLLMGSVGIALALLGSLFLAYAAFSQGLETSLLFEDLVREAPQLSRPWLESAFLLLLVGYGTKMGLAPMHTWKPDAYGESPGLVGALLAGGLTSCAFLALLRFYQICSAAGGVELVRQLMVAIGLLSIAVAGVFMARQRDFKRMLAYSSVEHMGILVLGMGIGGAAVFGALLHLVNNALTKGVLFLSAGNIHRAYGSKLTVGVSGALRRVPVSAALFVAGFFAITGSPPFGPFLSELTILRAAVDGGLLTVAALLLVLLFVVFVGMGATVLSVVQGEPSPAAADTPFRDGALTVGPAIALLLIVLVLGLYIPPPLDALLRDAARFVEGTS, encoded by the coding sequence ATGGCGCTCGCGCTGTTCCTCGTTCCGCTGCTGCTCGCCGGCGTCGCGTTCGCGCTGCCGTCCGAGCGCTGGCGCCCGTGGCTCGTGACGCTCGGCGGCGCGCTGCACCTGGTGATGGTTCTCGTCGTGCTCCAGCAGCCGGGCGTCAGCGCGTTCGACGGCTGGCTGCTGCTCGACCCGGTGGGACGGCTGATCCTCGCGCTGGTGAGCGTGCTGTTCTTCTTCTGCTCGCTCTACGCGCCGGGCTACCTGGCGCTGCGTCCGGAGCGCTCGAATCGCGTTTTCTGCGCTTGTCTGCTCGCGTTTCTCGGCACCACGACGCTGATGACCGAGGCGCACCACCTGGGGCTCATGTGGGTCACGCTCGAGGCGACGACGCTCGTCTCGACGCCGATGCTGTACTTCAACCGCAACCGGCGCTCGCTCGAGGCGACCTGGAAGTACCTGCTGATGGGCTCGGTCGGGATCGCGCTCGCGCTGCTCGGCTCGCTGTTCCTCGCCTACGCCGCCTTCTCGCAGGGCCTCGAGACGTCGCTGCTGTTCGAGGACCTGGTGCGCGAGGCGCCGCAGCTCTCGCGGCCGTGGCTCGAGTCGGCGTTCCTGCTGCTGCTCGTCGGCTACGGCACCAAGATGGGGCTCGCGCCGATGCACACCTGGAAGCCGGACGCGTACGGCGAGAGCCCGGGGCTGGTCGGCGCGCTGCTCGCGGGAGGTCTCACGAGCTGCGCGTTCCTCGCGCTGCTGCGCTTCTACCAGATCTGCTCCGCGGCCGGCGGCGTCGAGCTCGTGCGCCAGCTCATGGTGGCGATCGGGCTGCTGTCGATCGCGGTCGCGGGCGTGTTCATGGCGCGCCAGCGCGACTTCAAGCGCATGCTCGCGTACTCGAGCGTCGAGCACATGGGCATCCTCGTGCTCGGGATGGGCATCGGTGGGGCTGCGGTGTTCGGCGCGCTGCTGCACCTCGTCAACAACGCGCTGACCAAGGGCGTGCTCTTTCTCTCTGCGGGCAACATCCACCGCGCGTACGGCAGCAAGCTGACGGTCGGCGTGTCGGGCGCGCTGCGGCGGGTGCCGGTGTCGGCGGCGCTGTTCGTCGCCGGCTTCTTCGCGATCACCGGCTCGCCGCCGTTCGGTCCGTTCCTGAGCGAGCTCACGATCCTGCGCGCCGCGGTCGACGGCGGCTTGCTGACCGTCGCGGCGCTGCTGCTGGTGCTGCTGTTCGTCGTCTTCGTCGGCATGGGCGCGACGGTGCTGTCGGTCGTGCAGGGCGAGCCCTCGCCGGCGGCCGCCGACACGCCGTTCCGCGACGGTGCTTTGACCGTCGGCCCGGCGATCGCGCTCCTGCTGATCGTGCTCGTCCTCGGGCTCTACATCCCGCCGCCGCTCGACGCGCTGCTGCGCGACGCGGCGCGCTTCGTCGAGGGGACGTCGTGA